ACCCCAAGCGCAGCGCGGTGGCTCGGGATGACGCCACAGAGCAAGTCAATACTGGATCCCCGCCTGCGCGGGGATGACAATGGAGGAAAAAATGAGTCCGGGAAAGCGGCGAGTCAAGATCTTTGATACCACATTAAGAGATGGTGAGCAGTGTCCGGGAGCCAGCTTGGAAACCAAGCAAAAGCTAGAAGTGGCCCAGCAGCTTGCCCGTCTCGGTGTGGACGTGATCGAGGCCGGCTTCCCGATTGCCTCTCCCGGCGATTTCGAAGCCGTCAAGGAGGTGGCCTCCAAGGTTAAAGGCCCGGTTATTTGTGGTTTGGCGCGCGCTATCAAAGGAGATATTGACGCAGCCTATGAATCCCTGAAGCCGGCCAAGCAACCGCGTATCCATGTGTTTCTGGCCACATCCAAGATCCACATGCAGTACAAATTGAAGAAGGCCGAAGAGGAAATCCTGCGCCAGTCCGTACGCATGGTCAAATACACGCGCGGCCTGGTTGAGGATGTTGAGTTTTCGCCGGAAGACGCATCGCGCACGGAGCCGGACTTCCTCTATAAGGTAATCGAATCCGTGATCGATGCAGGGGCGAGCACGATCAACATTCCGGATACGGTGGGCTATGCGCTGCCTGAACAGTTCGGTGAATTGATCGCAGGCATTTTCAACAACGTCCCCAATATCAATAAGGCGATCATCAGCGTGCATTGTCACAATGACCTGGGTTTGGCAGTGGCCAATTCCCTGGCTGCGATCCGGAATGGCGCGCTTCAGGTCGAGTGCACGGTCAACGGGATCGGAGAGCGGGCCGGTAACGCATCCATGGAAGAAATCGTCATGGCCCTGCGGACGCGAAGCGATGTTTACAAGAATGTGACCACAGGGATCCATACCAAAGAGATCTACAAAGCCAGCCGTTTGGTCAGCCAGCTCACCGGGATGGTGGTGCAGGCCAACAAGGCGATCGTGGGTGCGAATGCCTTTAGCCATGAGTCCGGGATCCATCAGGATGGAGTGCTCAAGGAGCGCATTACCTACGAGATCATGCATCCCCGCGATATCGGGCTGAGTGAATCCCGTTTGGTTTTGGGCAAACACTCGGGCCGGCACGCGTTTTCAAAGCGTATCCAGGCTCTGGGCATGCAATTGGACCCCAAGGCGCTGGAACAGGCCTTTGAGCGCTTCAAGAAACTGGCGGACAAAAAGAAGGAAGTCTATGACGAAGACCTGGTGGCTATCGTAGAGGACGAGATCAATGAGATTCCCGAAACTTGGCAGCTGGATTATATCCATGTGAGTTCCGGGAACCATACGATCCCCACGGCCACGGTCCGTTTGAAGAGGGACGGGGAAATGTTCCAGGATGCCTCTTCGGGAGACGGGCCCGTGGATGCTTGCTACCGGACAGTGGATCGCATTACCGGTTTTAAAGGAGAGCTGATCGATTATTCCATTCGCGCGGTCACTGAGGGCAAGGATGCCCTGGGTGAGGTCTCGATCAAAGTGAAGTTGCGCGGTCAGATTGTCACGGGTCGGGCAGCCAGCACAGATATTGTCGAAGCGAGTGTGAGGGCCTATCTCAATGCCGTTAACAAAGCGGTTCATTTGGTGCCGGCTAAGCGGGCTGCCAAAGAATCGCTCACACAACCGTAGAAAATGGCCAAGGACTCTACCCGCCTTTATGGAGTGATCGGGTATCCGATCCAACACAGCCTGTCTCCCGCGATTCACAATGCGGCCTTTGCCGCAGTGGGGATGGATGCTCTTTATACCAAATGGGAAGTGGCGCCGGGCCGGCTTGGCCGCACACTCAAGCGCCTTCACCACGAAGGCGTGCAGGGTCTGAACATTACTTTGCCGCACAAGGTGGCGGCCTTGAAGGCGGCTTTGCGGGTGAGCGCGCGCGCCCGGGCAGTGGGCGCGGCCAATACACTCAAGCGAACCCCCAAGGGCTGGGAAGCGGACAATACCGACGGCTTCGGATTCCTCAGAGCACTTTTGGAATCCAGCTCCTGGCGGCCCAAAAGCGGGAAGGCTCTTCTGCTGGGAGCAGGCGGGGCCGGTCGTGCGGTGTCTTCGGCCCTGCTCGATGCCGGATGTGAGAACTTGGTGATTGCCGATTGGTCCAGAGGCCGGGCCTCGGCTTTGGTGCGGCGGCTGCGTGCACGCAAGAAGACGGCAAGAATTGTCTCTGTGGCCATTGAGCCTGGGGCCCTGATGGAGGCCTTGGATCCTCGGGGCCTGCTGGTGAATGCGACTCCCATGGGACTTAAAGCAGGGGACCCCTTACCCTTTCCTGCCAAGGGGCTGGGACGCGGGAACACGGTCTTTGATTTGGTGTACAACCCGGTACGCACCCCGCTCATTCAGGCTGCCGGGCGGGCCAAGGCAAAAGCCGTGACAGGAGAAGGCATGCTTCTGTATCAGGCTGTGGAGGCTTGGGAATCTTGGACCGGGCTCAAGGCGCCGGTGAGTGTGATGCGAAAGGCCTTGATGCAGGCCCTATAGAAGGAAGCTTGTGGAGACCTTGATTGCC
The nucleotide sequence above comes from Candidatus Omnitrophota bacterium. Encoded proteins:
- the aroE gene encoding shikimate dehydrogenase, which produces MAKDSTRLYGVIGYPIQHSLSPAIHNAAFAAVGMDALYTKWEVAPGRLGRTLKRLHHEGVQGLNITLPHKVAALKAALRVSARARAVGAANTLKRTPKGWEADNTDGFGFLRALLESSSWRPKSGKALLLGAGGAGRAVSSALLDAGCENLVIADWSRGRASALVRRLRARKKTARIVSVAIEPGALMEALDPRGLLVNATPMGLKAGDPLPFPAKGLGRGNTVFDLVYNPVRTPLIQAAGRAKAKAVTGEGMLLYQAVEAWESWTGLKAPVSVMRKALMQAL
- a CDS encoding 2-isopropylmalate synthase translates to MSPGKRRVKIFDTTLRDGEQCPGASLETKQKLEVAQQLARLGVDVIEAGFPIASPGDFEAVKEVASKVKGPVICGLARAIKGDIDAAYESLKPAKQPRIHVFLATSKIHMQYKLKKAEEEILRQSVRMVKYTRGLVEDVEFSPEDASRTEPDFLYKVIESVIDAGASTINIPDTVGYALPEQFGELIAGIFNNVPNINKAIISVHCHNDLGLAVANSLAAIRNGALQVECTVNGIGERAGNASMEEIVMALRTRSDVYKNVTTGIHTKEIYKASRLVSQLTGMVVQANKAIVGANAFSHESGIHQDGVLKERITYEIMHPRDIGLSESRLVLGKHSGRHAFSKRIQALGMQLDPKALEQAFERFKKLADKKKEVYDEDLVAIVEDEINEIPETWQLDYIHVSSGNHTIPTATVRLKRDGEMFQDASSGDGPVDACYRTVDRITGFKGELIDYSIRAVTEGKDALGEVSIKVKLRGQIVTGRAASTDIVEASVRAYLNAVNKAVHLVPAKRAAKESLTQP